The following coding sequences lie in one Hippopotamus amphibius kiboko isolate mHipAmp2 chromosome 17, mHipAmp2.hap2, whole genome shotgun sequence genomic window:
- the FN3K gene encoding fructosamine-3-kinase: MEQLLRAELRTATLRAFGSPGAGCISEGRAYDTDAGPVFVKVHRRPLARQMFEGEMASLEALRSTGLVRVPQPIKVIDLPGGGAAFVMEHLKMRGLSSQASKLGDQMADLHLYNQKLREKLRKEENRVGQRAEGAGPQYVTKFGFHTVTCCGFIPQVNEWQDDWPTFFTRHRLQAQLDLIEKDYADREARELWSHLQVKIPDLFCGLEIVPALLHGDLWSGNVAEDDTGPIIYDPASFYGHSEFELAIALMFGGFPRPFFTAYHRKVPKAPGFDRRLLLYQLFNYLNHWNHFGKQYRSPSLGTMRKLLK, translated from the exons ATGGAGCAGCTGCTGCGCGCGGAGCTGCGCACCGCGACCCTGCGCGCCTTCGGGAGCCCCGGGGCCGGCTGCATCAGTGAGGGGCGCGCCTATGACACGGATGCCGGCCCCGTGTTCGTCAAGGTCCACCGCAGGCCACTG GCCCGGCAGATGTTTGAGGGGGAGATGGCAAGCCTGGAGGCTCTTCGGAGTACTGGCCTGGTGCGGGTACCTCAGCCCATCAAGGTGATTGACCTGCCTGGAGGTGGGGCTGCCTTTGTGATGGAGCATCTGAAGATGAGGGGCCTGagcag tcAGGCATCGAAACTTGGAGACCAGATGGCAGATTTACACCTTTACAACCAGAAGCTCAGGGAGAAGTTGAGGAAGGAGGAGAACAGAGTGG GCCAGAGGGCTGAGGGTGCTGGGCCCCAGTACGTGACCAAGTTCGGCTTCCACACGGTGACGTGCTGCGGCTTCATCCCACAG GTGAACGAGTGGCAGGATGACTGGCCAACCTTCTTCACCCGGCATCGGCTCCAAGCGCAGCTGGACCTCATTGAGAAGGACTATGCTGACAGAGAGGCACGGGAACTCTGGTCACACCTACAG gtgAAGATCCcggatttgttttgtggcctagagATTGTCCCCGCCCTTCTTCATGGGGATCTCTGGTCGGGAAATGTGGCTGAGGATGACACCGGGCCCATTATTTACGACCCAGCCTCCTTCTATGGCCATTCTGAGTTTGAACTGGCAATTGCCTTGATGTTCGGAGGGTTTCCCAGGCCCTTCTTCACCGCCTACCATCGGAAGGTCCCCAAGGCTCCAGGGTTTGACAGGCGGCTGCTGCTCTATCAGCTCTTTAACTACCTGAACCACTGGAACCACTTTGGGAAGCAGTACAGGAGCCCATCCCTGGGTACCATGAGGAAGCTTCTCAAGTAG